A DNA window from Streptomyces canus contains the following coding sequences:
- a CDS encoding serine/threonine-protein kinase — protein sequence MGTEGANFLVIAGRYRLEAKLGHGGMGVVWRATDQLLGRGVAVKALPLDETFSAEEARWQRERTLREARAVVQLRHPNIIVVHDVIEHDERPYMVMELIDGGSLADRLAANGPVDAAEAARIGGDLLSALHTAHAARVLHRDIKPANVLIESGTGRVVLTDFGIAQVAGATTLTESGSFVGSPEYTAPERMTGVRTGPECDLWSVGALLCAALSGESPFRRDSLGGTVHAVVIDEIRPPAQAGPLLPVVRGLLERDPERRLGAVEAERMLRAFLETGRTPPRPAPEREYTPTQRDLPLRRSPAPERSRSGGLMAPVRSGRGVLTAALLVAVMVGAGLSAAVLSTDWGGRDGRTTAGTSAPGTPGGSASGTAGSSAPGTPVSGSATTAAPAPTAALPSAPSGYRVAEDPAGFALAVPDGFTREPQGERVFYLSSGETFRLGIKVTDPQPGGPLGVMRRAAAKGPETNPGYRDGRVTSVTHRGQPAAFREFTWDGFSAAEGARHTYDVCWEEDGRLYDVWISGPIGKARETKEYFDVAVDTFTVP from the coding sequence ATGGGGACCGAGGGGGCCAACTTCCTTGTGATCGCGGGGCGTTACCGTCTCGAAGCGAAGCTCGGTCATGGTGGCATGGGCGTCGTATGGCGGGCCACGGACCAGTTGCTCGGGCGCGGTGTGGCGGTCAAGGCGCTTCCCCTGGACGAGACGTTCTCCGCGGAAGAGGCCAGGTGGCAGCGTGAGCGCACCCTGCGGGAGGCGCGTGCGGTCGTGCAGTTGCGCCACCCGAACATCATCGTCGTCCACGATGTCATCGAGCACGACGAACGCCCCTACATGGTCATGGAGTTGATCGACGGAGGCTCCCTCGCCGACCGTCTCGCGGCGAACGGCCCGGTCGACGCCGCCGAGGCCGCCCGGATCGGCGGCGACCTGCTGAGCGCGTTGCACACCGCCCACGCGGCCAGGGTTTTGCACCGCGACATCAAGCCGGCGAACGTCCTCATCGAGTCCGGCACCGGCCGGGTCGTCCTCACTGACTTCGGTATCGCTCAAGTCGCAGGCGCCACCACGCTCACCGAAAGCGGGTCCTTCGTCGGTTCGCCCGAGTACACCGCCCCCGAGCGGATGACCGGCGTCCGGACCGGACCCGAGTGCGACCTGTGGTCGGTGGGTGCGCTGCTCTGTGCGGCGCTGAGTGGGGAATCGCCGTTTCGCCGCGACTCGTTGGGCGGCACCGTGCACGCCGTCGTCATCGACGAGATCCGGCCGCCCGCACAGGCAGGACCGCTCCTTCCGGTCGTACGGGGTCTGCTGGAGCGGGATCCCGAGCGGCGGCTGGGCGCGGTGGAGGCGGAGCGGATGCTGCGGGCCTTCCTGGAGACGGGCCGCACGCCGCCGCGCCCAGCCCCCGAGCGGGAGTACACGCCGACCCAGCGGGATCTTCCGCTACGGCGTTCCCCGGCGCCGGAGCGGTCGAGGAGCGGCGGGCTCATGGCGCCGGTGCGGTCGGGGCGGGGCGTGCTCACGGCGGCGCTGCTGGTCGCCGTGATGGTGGGAGCGGGGTTGTCGGCGGCGGTGCTGTCGACGGACTGGGGCGGGCGGGACGGCCGTACGACGGCGGGCACTTCGGCGCCCGGGACGCCCGGTGGTTCGGCGTCCGGGACGGCGGGCAGTTCGGCGCCCGGGACGCCCGTGAGCGGCTCCGCCACCACGGCGGCGCCCGCACCCACCGCGGCCCTGCCCTCCGCCCCCTCCGGCTACCGCGTCGCCGAGGACCCCGCCGGGTTCGCGCTCGCCGTACCCGACGGGTTCACCCGTGAGCCGCAGGGGGAGCGGGTCTTCTACCTGTCGTCCGGGGAGACCTTCCGGCTCGGCATCAAGGTGACCGACCCCCAACCCGGTGGCCCGCTGGGCGTGATGCGGCGCGCGGCCGCCAAGGGCCCGGAGACCAATCCCGGTTACCGTGACGGCCGGGTCACCTCGGTCACCCACCGTGGACAGCCCGCCGCGTTCCGGGAGTTCACCTGGGACGGCTTCAGCGCGGCCGAGGGCGCCCGGCACACCTACGACGTGTGCTGGGAGGAGGACGGCCGGCTGTACGACGTATGGATTTCGGGTCCGATCGGGAAGGCGCGGGAGACCAAGGAGTACTTCGACGTGGCGGTCGACACGTTCACCGTGCCGTAG